A window from Virgibacillus sp. NKC19-3 encodes these proteins:
- a CDS encoding acetyl-CoA carboxylase biotin carboxyl carrier protein subunit encodes MEEIKASMAGNVWKIMVEEGDNVEEDQDIVILESMKMEIPIAAEGPGTVKEIKVAEGDFVNEDDSIAIISD; translated from the coding sequence ATGGAGGAAATTAAAGCAAGTATGGCAGGAAATGTATGGAAAATTATGGTGGAAGAAGGAGATAATGTAGAAGAAGATCAGGATATTGTTATTTTAGAGTCCATGAAAATGGAAATTCCAATTGCTGCAGAAGGTCCAGGAACAGTTAAGGAAATAAAAGTAGCTGAAGGCGACTTTGTCAATGAGGACGATAGTATCGCTATTATAAGTGACTAA